In one Parvibaculum sp. genomic region, the following are encoded:
- a CDS encoding MBL fold metallo-hydrolase, whose protein sequence is MSVEIPYVRDITFEYGACDEVSPLIRRVVADNPSAFTFKGTGTYIIGHGEVAVVDPGPMLMPHVEALLAALEGETVSHILITHTHSDHSPAAKPLKALTGAPTYAFGPHGAGQDGTDDVKVEEDGDMDFKPDVEVRHGDILEGEGWSVECVYTPGHTSNHMCFALREEKALFTGDHVMGWSTSIVSPPDGNMKKYMASLEMLLQRDDEIYWPTHGPAIRDPKPFVRAFIAHREERERQIMKQLASGKTRIADMVPVMYAAVDKRLHPAAARSVFAHMEHLVERGLVAADGKPSLGANYRLV, encoded by the coding sequence ATGTCCGTCGAAATTCCCTATGTCCGCGACATCACGTTCGAATACGGCGCCTGCGACGAGGTCTCGCCGCTGATCCGCCGCGTCGTCGCCGACAATCCCTCCGCCTTCACCTTCAAAGGCACCGGCACCTACATCATCGGGCATGGCGAGGTCGCCGTCGTCGATCCGGGGCCGATGCTGATGCCGCATGTCGAGGCGCTGCTGGCGGCGCTCGAGGGCGAAACCGTCTCCCACATCCTGATCACGCATACCCATTCCGACCACTCGCCGGCCGCCAAACCGCTGAAGGCGCTGACCGGCGCACCGACCTATGCCTTCGGCCCGCATGGCGCCGGACAGGACGGCACGGACGATGTGAAAGTCGAGGAAGACGGCGACATGGATTTCAAGCCGGATGTCGAGGTCCGGCACGGCGACATCCTCGAAGGCGAGGGCTGGAGCGTCGAATGCGTCTACACGCCAGGTCACACCTCGAACCATATGTGCTTTGCGCTGCGCGAGGAGAAGGCGCTCTTCACCGGCGATCATGTGATGGGCTGGTCGACCAGCATCGTCAGTCCGCCCGACGGCAACATGAAGAAATACATGGCCTCGCTCGAAATGCTGCTTCAGCGCGACGACGAAATCTACTGGCCGACGCATGGGCCCGCGATCCGCGACCCGAAGCCCTTCGTGCGCGCCTTCATCGCCCATCGCGAGGAGCGCGAGCGGCAGATCATGAAGCAGCTCGCTTCCGGCAAAACCCGCATCGCCGACATGGTGCCGGTCATGTATGCGGCCGTCGACAAGCGGCTTCATCCGGCGGCGGCGCGCTCGGTGTTCGCGCATATGGAACACCTTGTCGAACGCGGCCTCGTTGCCGCCGACGGCAAGCCGTCGCTCGGCGCGAACTACCGGCTGGTCTAG
- a CDS encoding MarR family transcriptional regulator — MPTLRSERNTAEPRSSARPAVPPESAAQNPERTTGFLLRDNSRLMRIAFTERVSGLTQAQWGALARLSRHQGLNQVGLADLLEVQPITVARLIDKLAALGLVERRPDPKDRRAQQLFLTDKAQPLLDQMWDAGDEILDAAYSGFSEQERHDFIEMMIRMRANLARLAQDDGV, encoded by the coding sequence ATGCCGACCCTGAGAAGCGAGCGCAACACGGCCGAACCGCGGAGTTCCGCCCGGCCCGCCGTCCCGCCTGAGAGTGCGGCACAGAACCCCGAACGTACCACCGGCTTCCTGCTGCGCGACAATTCGCGGCTGATGCGCATTGCCTTCACCGAGCGCGTCAGCGGGCTCACACAGGCCCAATGGGGGGCGCTGGCGCGTTTGTCGCGCCATCAGGGGCTCAACCAGGTCGGCCTTGCGGACCTCCTCGAAGTGCAGCCAATCACCGTTGCCCGGCTGATCGACAAGCTCGCCGCGCTCGGCCTTGTCGAGCGCCGTCCCGACCCGAAGGACCGGCGCGCCCAGCAGCTTTTCCTGACCGACAAGGCCCAGCCGCTGCTCGACCAGATGTGGGACGCGGGCGACGAAATTCTCGACGCCGCCTATTCGGGCTTCAGCGAGCAGGAGCGCCACGATTTCATCGAAATGATGATCCGCATGCGGGCCAACCTGGCGCGCCTGGCGCAGGACGACGGCGTCTGA
- a CDS encoding acyl-CoA synthetase — protein MGGATVRSGGRVAENAALALRAARAASGFRSLGIGAGDVVAVYLRNDFPFFEASVAAGLVGAYSTPVNWHNSPDEARYIFENSGAKAIVIHADLWRGIEKAIPKGVPVFAVETPPEIMSAYGIPAEAAALPQGVEDWSRWLEKFEPIEAGPAEPPGTMIYTSGTTGHPKGVRRATPTADQAAATLRIISQVMGFTPEHGNPSDMVTVVTGPMYHSAPNAYGLFGFRVGANIILQPRFDPEELLGMIEKHKVTHLHMVPTMFVRLLKLPDDVKKKYDLSSLRFVVHAAAPCPVHIKQAMIEWWGPVIFEYYGGTETGAVVFCNSEEYLAHPGTVGKAVEGAKILVLGENGEELTKGATGEIVCRVPSIADFTYHGDDEKRRRAEKAGLISLGDVGYLDADGFLYLCDRAKDMVISGGVNIYPAEIEAELHKMPGVGDCAVFGIPDDEFGEALCAVVQQQPGAALKDTDVKAFLRERIAGYKVPRLVEFKNDLPREDSGKIFKRKLREPYWEKAGRQI, from the coding sequence ATGGGCGGAGCAACGGTGCGGTCGGGCGGCCGCGTGGCTGAAAATGCAGCGCTTGCCTTGCGCGCGGCGCGCGCGGCGAGCGGCTTCAGAAGCCTCGGGATCGGGGCGGGCGATGTCGTCGCCGTCTATCTCAGGAACGACTTTCCGTTTTTCGAAGCCTCCGTCGCGGCGGGTCTCGTCGGCGCCTATTCGACGCCGGTCAACTGGCACAACTCGCCCGACGAGGCGCGCTACATCTTCGAGAATTCGGGCGCCAAGGCCATCGTGATCCATGCCGATCTCTGGCGCGGCATCGAGAAAGCCATTCCAAAGGGCGTTCCGGTCTTCGCCGTCGAGACGCCGCCCGAAATCATGTCCGCCTACGGCATACCGGCGGAGGCGGCCGCGTTGCCACAGGGCGTCGAGGACTGGAGCCGCTGGCTCGAAAAATTCGAACCCATCGAAGCCGGGCCCGCCGAACCGCCCGGCACGATGATCTACACATCGGGCACCACCGGCCACCCCAAAGGCGTACGCCGCGCCACACCGACCGCCGACCAAGCGGCCGCCACGCTGCGCATCATCAGCCAGGTGATGGGCTTCACGCCCGAACACGGCAACCCGAGCGACATGGTCACGGTCGTCACCGGGCCGATGTATCATTCGGCGCCCAATGCCTATGGGCTGTTCGGTTTCCGCGTCGGCGCCAACATCATTCTCCAGCCGCGCTTCGATCCGGAAGAGCTGCTCGGAATGATCGAGAAGCACAAGGTCACGCATCTTCACATGGTGCCGACGATGTTCGTTCGCCTGCTGAAGCTGCCGGACGATGTGAAAAAGAAATACGATCTCTCGTCGCTGCGTTTTGTGGTCCACGCCGCGGCGCCCTGCCCGGTCCATATCAAGCAGGCGATGATCGAATGGTGGGGGCCTGTGATCTTCGAATACTACGGCGGCACCGAAACCGGGGCGGTCGTGTTCTGCAACTCGGAGGAATATCTCGCGCATCCGGGCACCGTCGGCAAGGCGGTCGAGGGCGCGAAGATCCTCGTGCTCGGCGAGAACGGCGAGGAGCTGACGAAAGGCGCAACCGGCGAGATCGTCTGCCGCGTACCGTCGATCGCCGACTTCACCTATCACGGCGACGACGAGAAGCGCCGCCGCGCCGAGAAAGCGGGTCTCATCTCGCTCGGCGATGTCGGCTATCTCGACGCCGACGGCTTCCTCTATCTCTGCGACCGCGCCAAGGACATGGTTATCTCGGGCGGCGTTAACATCTACCCGGCCGAAATCGAAGCCGAGCTTCACAAGATGCCCGGCGTCGGCGACTGCGCGGTCTTTGGCATTCCCGACGACGAGTTCGGCGAGGCGCTCTGTGCCGTCGTCCAGCAGCAGCCGGGCGCCGCGCTGAAGGATACCGATGTGAAGGCTTTCCTGCGCGAGCGCATCGCCGGCTACAAGGTGCCGCGTCTGGTCGAATTCAAGAACGACCTGCCGCGCGAGGATTCGGGCAAGATTTTCAAGCGCAAGCTGCGCGAGCCCTATTGGGAGAAGGCCGGGCGGCAAATCTGA
- a CDS encoding DUF3309 family protein: MNLLILILLIILIVGALPTWPYSARWGYGPSGGLGTVLIVLLVLVLAGVI; the protein is encoded by the coding sequence ATGAACCTTCTCATTCTGATCCTTCTGATCATTCTGATTGTCGGTGCATTGCCGACATGGCCTTACAGCGCACGTTGGGGCTACGGCCCGAGCGGCGGCCTCGGCACGGTGTTGATCGTGCTGCTGGTGCTTGTGCTGGCAGGCGTCATCTAG